The following coding sequences are from one Streptomyces sp. NBC_01232 window:
- a CDS encoding MarR family winged helix-turn-helix transcriptional regulator: MGDTPDGTAPVHEPSLDEQIAVYQREFQDLDPQVEKVVSALSRLNRRMNVAYGRQTAALGISNAEWEVLKALVISGAPYRMGPSELAKQLGLTPAAMTHRIDRMTAEGLVTRERDESNRVRVIVELTDEGRSKWLDAMRAATVFEEDLLQDLSTAERGVLGDMLTRLLDRVEDLQSPS; encoded by the coding sequence ATGGGTGACACCCCCGACGGCACTGCGCCCGTCCACGAGCCGAGCCTCGACGAACAGATCGCCGTCTATCAGCGTGAGTTCCAGGACCTGGACCCCCAGGTGGAGAAGGTCGTCTCGGCACTGAGCCGCCTGAACCGACGTATGAACGTCGCCTACGGCCGCCAGACGGCGGCGCTGGGCATCAGCAACGCGGAGTGGGAGGTCCTCAAGGCCCTCGTCATCTCCGGAGCCCCGTACCGGATGGGTCCGAGCGAACTGGCGAAGCAGCTGGGCCTCACGCCGGCGGCGATGACCCACAGGATCGATCGCATGACGGCGGAGGGCCTGGTCACCCGCGAACGGGACGAGTCCAACCGGGTCCGCGTGATCGTGGAGCTCACGGACGAGGGCCGCAGCAAGTGGCTGGACGCGATGCGCGCGGCCACGGTCTTCGAGGAGGACCTCCTCCAGGACCTCTCCACCGCGGAGCGCGGGGTGCTGGGCGACATGCTGACCCGCCTGCTGGACCGCGTGGAAGACCTCCAGTCACCCAGCTGA